CGGTCTGGGCTCGAAGCCGGAAAGGCAGCGAGAGGATTTGCTTTAAGCCGCCACTTTCTCGGTGCCATGCTGCCCCATCCCAAGCATGTGGCAGATGGCGTAAGTCAGATCGGCACGGTTCATCGTGTAGAAATGGAAGTCCGTCAGGCCGCGGTCGACCAGGTCCATTACCTGCTCACAGGCAATGGCCACACCGACGAGCTTGCGGGTTTCCGGATCGTTCTGCAGACCGGCAAAGCGCCGCGCGACCCATTCGGGGATCGAGGTGCCGCATTTTGCAGAGAACACCATGGTCTGCTCAAAATTATGGATTGGCAGGATGCCGGGGATCACCGGGATATTGATGCCGGCTGCCGCAATACGGTCCAGGTAGTCATCAAACAGATCGTTGTCGAAGAAGTACTGGGTGATGATCCGGTCCGCACCGGCATCAACCTTACGCTTCAGGTTGTCGATTTCTTTCTGCCAGCTACCACTCTCGGGATGTTTTTCCGGGTAGCCGGATACCGAAACGTCAAAATTGGCGATTTTCTTGATACCTTCAACCAGATCGGTCGCGTAGGCATAGCCCTCCGGATGCGGCTCATAAACCGCGCCGATGCCTGCAAGCGGATCACCGCGCAATGCTACAAGGTGGCGCACGCCAAGATCCCAATAATCTTTGACGATCGCATCGACTTCCGCCTTTGGAGAGCCGACACATGTCAGGTGTGCCGCCGGTGCGAGATCGGTCTCGTTCAAGATGCGCTCAACGGTCTTGTGGGTCCGCTCTCGGGTCGATCCGCCAGCACCATAGGTGACCGATACAAAAGACGGGTTGAGCGGCGCGAGGCGCTGGACCGTTTCCCAAAGTGTCTCCCCCATCTTTTCGGACTTCGGGGGGAAGAACTCGAAGGATGCGGTGATCGGTGTCTTAATAACACCTCGGGACAGTCGGGATGACAAAACAGTCATATCAGGCAACCTCTCGGGAAGAATTCTGGGCAGGCACGTCGGTGATGATCCGCCGATCACGGGCCAGCCAAAGGGTAACGGTCAGTTTGCTGTCATCGGCCTCGCCAGGAACGAGGTCGGTTGTTTTTTCAAGATCGAGATCCAGCGCATCCAGCCAGCGCTCCATCTGCTCGCTGGCAAAGCCGAGGCGGCGGTGCGC
This window of the Roseibium alexandrii DFL-11 genome carries:
- the metF gene encoding methylenetetrahydrofolate reductase [NAD(P)H] gives rise to the protein MTVLSSRLSRGVIKTPITASFEFFPPKSEKMGETLWETVQRLAPLNPSFVSVTYGAGGSTRERTHKTVERILNETDLAPAAHLTCVGSPKAEVDAIVKDYWDLGVRHLVALRGDPLAGIGAVYEPHPEGYAYATDLVEGIKKIANFDVSVSGYPEKHPESGSWQKEIDNLKRKVDAGADRIITQYFFDNDLFDDYLDRIAAAGINIPVIPGILPIHNFEQTMVFSAKCGTSIPEWVARRFAGLQNDPETRKLVGVAIACEQVMDLVDRGLTDFHFYTMNRADLTYAICHMLGMGQHGTEKVAA